The window TGCAGCTTCTCTCTTAGTTTTCATTGTCCTGAATCGATTTCCTTATATTACTTCAAGATTCTTTTTCCTTTAATATTTATGTTTCATAGGAAAATATCATCTTTGACTAGATCCTCTCTCTTTTAGCTGTCCTAGACTTATTACATGGCAAATGAGGAAAAAAGAACCTACAACTCTGTATATATTGCTCATTCTCCTTGCCTGATTGTTCCCTTCTAGATGACAGTACACTCTGCTACTCGGGTCTATCATCAAATGCTGCCCCCTTACGTCACTTCCTTTCGCCACTACTATGGCATAGTATAAATATTTATGTCCAACTGAACACCTGAACGTAATTTAGGGAATGAGTTTTTATCTGTTGAATGTTTTCCATGAAATTTGTGGAAAATATTTCACAACCAACCCAATGGAGCTTCACATTCTGCTTGTGTTATGCTAGCTTTAGCATTATTAGTGGTTGAACCACTTTCTTGCAAATTATCATTTGCTTCTATCTCCTGCCCTAATTTCTGCAGCATTTGCTTTCTGCCCTGAACACCTGTAGAGAAAGTCATTGAACAGAGCAAGTCTCGTAGCATTAAATTCATAAGCAGCTCGACTTACACTCATGCTAATTCCACTCTTTTCTGTATATGCAGGACGGTATCAGGTGTCAAAATGAAGAGAGAGTATAGAGAGTTTATTGAAGCAAACAAGTGAAGGCTTTTCTGTTAATTCTTTGTACAACTTCCATTTTTTCCCCTTCACTAAGTTTTACTTTTCTAATGCATGGTACCCAAATCAATTTTGTTCAGAATGGATAATTCAATAACAGCCCAATACCTGTATTAGCTCATAATACGTAGAAGTCATACATCAAATGTTGTTTGTGTCGCAAATTTAAAAAGCACTCAAGAAACTGAGATCGCATTCTTTGGCAAGTAGCCTTAATTTTTATCTATTGGATTGGCGCAAGTTGTTTTCAGAAGAGCACGTCTCTTCTTTTCCACAACGCATTCATCAGGAGGAAATGGGTGAACATAGCCGTTTACAAAAACGTCGCACAGTTCCAACTGGACTATGAACTTCAAAAATGTGTTGTGGAATTGAAAATTTCTCCAGAACGCCTCAATTAAAAGTTGCAGTGATAAAAGGGAGTTTCATAACTATAGTACTTATAAGACCCATTTCCATAGTCTGAGAATTCCTATGATACCATGAAGAGAATGAGCTAAACAGAAAAACCCAAGTAATTCTGTAGATTATTGGATACCACTAATTAATCAATCGCCTAAATTGTTTAGTTCACATTATATTAACTAAAGAAATACCATCGAAATTATAACCAACAAAGTGAACTTGAAAATGTTGCATGCAGCAATGCTCGATGCTTTTTGCTTAAAAAATGTTACTACAAGATTCATAAAATAAAGTTTAGTGATATTGGGGCGAATTATTCAAGCAAAATTTGATAACGAGATCAAGGTAGAGGAACGAGatactaaaaaaaaatgataatacaCTATGGTACAGACTTTTGCTTTCAGTTGCAGATAACAAGTTTAAAAGGATGATTCAAGATACAGAATCAGAGACATCAGGAACATCGTCTAGGATGACAGGACCTAGTTTCCCTGTTCTAAACAAAGTAAGAAATTTCTTTGATACCATTATCCGAGCCTCTGAAGCCTTATGAGGTATCTTCAGAGCCTTCTGCAACGCTTCAAACTGGTGGTCTATTAGGATCTCCAGGTTAGATTCATCTTCCAAACTACCACTGGACTCCGAGAGAGTGCTGCAGAGTGTGCGTTGGACTTCACTTACCATATCCTGCACACAAAGGACCTTCGTAAAAACAATGGCAACAAAAACAGAAGCAGAAGATTAAAAAAACACAATTAATTGAGTTTGTTTTATACATTAAAAAGGTATGGGAAAATACAGTAGAGTTTTTAAGAATACCAAATTCTAAAATCATTTTTTCACCTGAACACGGTAGACTTTAGATTTGTTCATGGGCTTCTTTCCCTTGCTTTGAAGATCCTTGATAATACTTTCAGGTTTGTTTTCCAACTCATGGTGAAGGTCCATACTTTCCCTTTCAACCAAGTGCTTCCACTGAAGAGGAGTTCCTCGAGTGTTTAAAACAGCTAATAGGTATTGAGCAATTCGCTCTTCACCAACTACAGAATCTTTTACGGACCCTGCAGAAGCATATACCGTATAAATAAGAAATACCTTGAAATTGGACCAGAATAAATAACTAAGTGTAGTCATAGATCCTGCTTCAATTTGGTAACATGTTGCTCAT is drawn from Lycium barbarum isolate Lr01 chromosome 8, ASM1917538v2, whole genome shotgun sequence and contains these coding sequences:
- the LOC132607407 gene encoding short integuments 2, mitochondrial-like isoform X2, translating into MRVFNPISMIHIPKLLDLVEFKLKELMTREPTLLVMVVGVPNVGKSALINSIHQIALSRFPVQEKMKKARVGPLPGVTQDIAGFKIAHRPSVYVLDSPGVLVPTIPDIETGLKLALAGSVKDSVVGEERIAQYLLAVLNTRGTPLQWKHLVERESMDLHHELENKPESIIKDLQSKGKKPMNKSKVYRVQDMVSEVQRTLCSTLSESSGSLEDESNLEILIDHQFEALQKALKIPHKASEARIMVSKKFLTLFRTGKLGPVILDDVPDVSDSVS